In one window of Romboutsia hominis DNA:
- a CDS encoding KH domain-containing protein: MKELVLEIAKALVDNPEAVIVEEVRHNEEITLKLKVSQDDMGKVIGKQGRIAKSIRTVVKAVANKENVKVSLDIV, encoded by the coding sequence ATGAAAGAGCTAGTGTTAGAGATAGCTAAAGCTCTAGTTGACAATCCTGAAGCTGTAATAGTTGAAGAAGTCAGACACAATGAGGAAATAACATTAAAACTAAAAGTTTCTCAGGATGACATGGGAAAAGTTATCGGAAAGCAAGGTAGAATAGCTAAGTCTATAAGGACTGTTGTAAAAGCCGTTGCTAACAAAGAGAATGTTAAAGTTTCTCTTGATATAGTTTAA